Proteins encoded by one window of Arachis hypogaea cultivar Tifrunner chromosome 1, arahy.Tifrunner.gnm2.J5K5, whole genome shotgun sequence:
- the LOC112789789 gene encoding uncharacterized protein has product MRLIKRVFPSNPLFFRLLSSYSHYSTYSSSFSIFNPNSLPLSSSSSFASSSNFDLFSAPWSTLQSRGIKVSASDVRVGNIIEKQGRFFEVLKADHAHEGRGKATIKVELRDIAQGNKVTHRMNTDDNIERAFVNEKTFMYMCMDHDGTVVLMDPNTFDQIEVSRDLFGKNASYLQGEMKVKVQFFDEKPLSASVPKRVTCTVKEGIAATPRNKKVVLENGIIVEVPPHIVAGDAIVINTEDDSYMERAKA; this is encoded by the exons ATGAGGCTGATCAAAAGGGTTTTCCCTTCAAACCCTCTCTTCTTCAGATTACTCTCATCTTATTCCCATTATTCTACTTATTCCTCCTCTTTCTCCATTTTCAACCCTAATTCACTGccactgtcttcttcttcttcttttgcttcCTCCTCCAACTTCGACTTGTTCAGTGCTCCATGGTCCACACTTCAATCCCGCGGAATCAAAGTCTCAGCTTCTGAT GTTAGAGTCGGGAACATCATTGAAAAGCAAG GGCGCTTTTTTGAG GTTCTTAAAGCTGATCATGCTCATGAAGGAAGAGGAAAAGCTACAATAaag GTGGAGCTTCGTGACATTGCCCAGGGGAACAAGGTAACACATCGAATGAATACAGATGATAATATTGAAA GAGCTTTTGTTAATGAAAAGACCTTCATGTATATGTGCATGGATCATGATGGAACTGTAGTTCTAATGGA CCCTAATACCTTTGATCAGATAGAAGTTTCCAGAGACTTATTCGGCAAAAATGCTTCGTATCTACAAG GTGAAATGAAAGTTAAGGTGCAATTTTTTGATGAGAAACCTTTATCTGCATCAGTTCCTAAACGGGTAACATGTACTGTGAAAGAAGGTATTGCAGCCACTCCAAG GAACAAAAAGGTGGTACTGGAGAATGGCATTATAGTTGAA GTTCCACCACACATTGTTGCTGGTGATGCTATAGTTATTAATACAGAGGATGACTCTTACATGGAAAG